ATGGCATTGCTGGCGCTGGCAAAACCACACTTTCACTGGAGTTTGTGAGAGACTACTGCAGGACTAGATGTCTCTTCGTAACAACAGAGGGGCTCGAATTTATCCGGCGTGCCGAGCAAATGGGCATCAATACTGCTAGAATGATTGTATACGAGGCGCTCTGGTACACAGACCTCCTTGACCTCCTTACGCGTAAAGACATACCTCTCTACGACATAGTGGTTATTGACAGCATAAACTCGTTTATCAGAATAGATGCTGAGAACTCCTACCGTATAGTCTTGCTGTTAGCCGCTTCTCTATACAAGGTGAGCGAGGACTACGGTGTACCCATAATTGAGACAGCACAAGTACATAGCAACGGGGAGCAGCAGTACGAGCCGGTAGCTGGCAGAGGGCTCAGCCTATGGACCCATAACGTTATACGTTTGGACTACTTATCCCCAGGCCATCGGAGACTACTTGTAGAGAAGCCAAGCGACACGAGGCTAGAATTGGAACTACGTATTAGCGATGGTGGTATAGAATGGTTGAACTGCTGAGTCCCCTCCATACAGTTCTTGTGCTTCTTCCTGCACTCGTTGCCAACGGTTCTCCAGTCTTATTGAGCTATGGAGGCACACCTATAGATGGCGGGCGGAAATTCCTAGACGGTAGACCTCTGCTTGGTGCTGGCAAGACATGGGAAGGACTTGGTATAGGTGTACTCTATGGCTCTATATTCGCGGTGTTCCTAGCATCTATTATGTGCTCATACACACTACTAAAAGGTGGAATCGCTGCCGCACTCGGTGCTCTTCTAGGGGATATGTTTGCTGCCTTCATAAAGAGGAGGATAGGCCTAGAAAGGGGAGCCCCTGCCCCGGTACTTGACCAGCTAGACTTCTACGCCGGCGCACTGATATCGCTGTACATCGTAGATATCATTGTCGATCCATATGTTGCAGCTGTATTCGCACCAATAGTACTTACGCTTCACAGACTGACTAATATGGCTGCAAACCGATTGAAGCTAAAGCCTGTTCCTTGGTGATATGTTGGTGTCAGCCCACTATGTTGGCTCCGAGCTGCTCTCCTCACTATGTATTATTCCGGCAAGCATCTTCATGCGATACCGGTATGCCACATACTTGTCTTCAGGCGAGAAGCGTGGCGGATGCGGAACGGCCACGTCGCCACCACATAATGGACACTTGTCACGCCTAAGCGTATATCTCCCACAGACCGCACACCGTCTCATAAGCCAGCGCATACATTATCGCCTCCGCGACGACTCTTAACCACAATTTCAACAAAATATCACTGCCATAGATGCTGGCGAGGCTTACAGAGTTAGTGCCGCTCCCGTGTGAAGTTAAACTCTACGCCAAGCTTCTTTGCTTTAGCCTCTCCAATCTCTAGGCCCTTTTCTAGAGCCTTCTCTAGCGTCTTGTAGTCGTACGCGTCCAGCTCCAGCTTGTAGCGCGGCGCGCCAATTGTGTATAGCCTAACCTTTATGTCCTTAGAGCTAGCTAGGATAGCCTCCTTGACACTTAGGAGAACCTCCTTGATTCGCTCAACACCATCACCAGCAAAGCTCCTAGCCATTATGACGCCGCCTATCTTAACTCTCTTAACTTCCACGTGGCGCCTAATCTCCTCGAGGAGCGGTTCTATCCATTCCTCAGGCACACCCGCTTCACGTAGCACACTCTCGCCGCGTATCGCTGCCTCTTCAAAGGCAGCCATAAGCTCACCATAGGCTTCTTCTAGCTTCCATCCAACCTCCTCGTATGCTTGGTCTAGTGTCTTCCCCAACTTCTCAGCTACTATCTCGAGTATCTTCTCAGCCTTCTGAGCCCTCTTCCACTCCATCATCTTACGACGTCGCTCATTGTCATTGACACGTTTTAGCGATACATCAACTTGTTTGCGACGCCTATTAACCCTGATAACTTTGACAACTATCTTCTGCCCAGGCTTAACTACGTCGTGAATACTGCGGACCCAGCGAGAGGCTACTTCGCTCCATGGCAGGTAAGCTTCAAGGCCACCATACTCATCCAAGTTGAGGTAAGCGCCATAATCGTATACTTCACGCACTGTTGCTACCACAAGTTCGCCAACATCTGGTAGCTCCTTTCTTCTCATGGGCACTTCTGCTCGCCTCCGCTCACCCTCTTCGCGTAGCCATGTGTATGACTCAAAGCACTTTCTCCAATTTATAGCTAAGAGACCTAAGGAATCAAAGGAGATGAGAGACATGAAACCATACAGAATATATCATAAAATTATGAACATCTAGCTTAAGAATATTACCCCCTACTCAACTTGGAGGACGTCCGAGATGCAATAATTACTTAAAAACGTTTAAGGAGCTATTTAGCCTAGCACGCGCACTACTTGGCCCGTTATCTTTGATTTTCCGCCGGTAGGCTCCACGAGCTGCGCGCCGCAGACAAGACAGCGACTTGGGAAGGTAGCGTGGCTGAACACTACTTGCTCGTTACCGCAAACAGGGCAGCGTACTAGGAGGAACCTGCTCCGGGGCTGGGGTACTAACACCTTAAGCTTCTTGACCATGGGGTTACCTCACCTCCACGAGCTCAACCTTCTTTAGCCTAATACCTCTGCGATGGAGTATGTAGCCACATTTTTGACACTTAAGCTTCAGTACGACCTTCTTAGTTACCTTAGCAAAGCGCTTCTGCTCAGGCTTCCTCTTGCTACCGTAACCTTCCTGCTTTCTACGGTATCTACGCTCACCCTCAGCTAGACTACGCCTCTTACCATGCTTGTAGATGGCTACCGAGTGTGGCGTATGTGTCTTACACCGCGGACAGTAGGTATTGATGACCTTTGGAACCCTCATGACGCCGCACCGCCACTCCTACCGGGGAATACCCGAAAGGGGTCTCCCCTGCTTCCTAGCTTAAATGCTCTTCACATCCCCTGGAAAATCCACTACCTAGGGGGTAAAAGCTCATGAATTATGATTCGTCTCTCTGAGCTCTAATCCCGTACCTATAGGTTCAGCTATGCCAGCAGCTACCAGCTTAACAGCCCTCTCCGGCTCAATACACACCACCGCACCTGGCCTTGCTATACCACCCCGTAGGCCAAGGTGACGCTTTACGATTACGGGCATACACACGCTATTGTACACAATCTCACCTACAACTAGGCGAGAATATATCTCAGCCTCAGCTACACCTATGCCCGCTCCATACACTATGGTATCTGATATAAGCGTCTTCATCTCGTTAACTATCTCCAGGTAGTTGGCCAGTATAGCACTCCTCCTTAGAGCATTCCTATCTAGAAGTGTCTGCGATAACATCCTCTGGAACCTAGCGCCTTGGCTGAGTAACTCGTCTATACGTCCATTTTCAAGAACTTTCTTTACCGCGTCCAGGAGCAGCGCTAACCCGTATTCCTCGCTTACGGACATGACAAGAAACACCCCCAACCTTCTAGGCTACTACGGCTACACCCTTTGATAGGAGATACACCGCTACAGGTGCTGGCAGTCTGGGCTTATCGCCTCTACGTAATCGTATACGGTTACCTAGCACAGTTATATTAGATGGTACGTCAGCAATAACTTCTATGCGTATAGGGTCTAGATCCGTAAAGGGAGATAGGCGTTCAGATATAGAGAACTCATAGAGAGAAGTGTATTCGACAGGAACTACTAAGAGCCCTGTCTTCCCGTTAATACTCCACGGCGCCCTTATCAAGCGCCTTGTATCGACAGTCACTTGTTCGTCTATTTCAACCCCCAACAGTTCACGTGCCCTAACTTCCAGTTCAGCAAATTGCTTCTGATATACTGCATAGTCTATTGGCTCGCGACCAGCTAGAAGCCGTGCCAGGTCACGGCGTCCACTAGCTTCAGCAAGTCTATACATTATGCGAGCTAGTCTACCTCGTGCACCGGCGAGTATTATGCTGGGGGGTACTGGAGACGGTCTCCCCTTTCGAAGGTTGAGGCCCCTCCAGGGTTCTAGTATCTCGTCTAGCAAGCCAACGGCCTTGATGTAGTTTACTAGTTCGCGTCTCACATCCGGGCCCGCTCTAGCCAGTTCATCCGTATCCTGCAGATATACTGTTACATGGAATCCACGGTTACCTGAGAATTCGACAACAATCTTTTTTTCATCTATACCTATCTCCTCAACAAGTATGTCTCTCAAAATTATGCTCCTTAAAGCTGCATATCTTATACACTTCTCATCAATAAAAGATGCTTTCTCTCCTAGCGGCGTCTCAACCTCTACAACCATATTTGAACACTCCGGGAGATGGTCTGCATCGATATCGAATACTATGTCGGCTGATCGCCAACCCTTTGCATCCATATCGTCTATTCCTGGCTGATCATAACGAGCTGAAGAGTAGTAGAAGTGCCGAGGAGCCTTTTCTACAAGGAATTTATGGATAGCCGTGGTACTCTGGAAAGAGAGGTGGCGGATATAGCTCCTTCCCGTCCACGTTTGTGCAGCAAACTCGCGTAGTCTAAAGTCTGGAGGTACACTGGGTTGCCTCTTCCTATAGTAATCACGGGTTATATTCTCGAGATACCTTCTAGTCTTCATTATACGTGCTTGTAGGTTTTGCTGGGATGGCATCGGTTACTCTACCCTCGGGGCTATGAGGAAACTAAACTTGGCTCCTTGAGGTAGCTCGTGCTCTACTAGTGCTGGCATATCTGTGCTGAACTGTATCGTTATTGTATCTGCTACGCGAGACGCCCCCGAGAGGTCACTAAAGTACTCCAGAGTATAGCTAGCCTGTTGCATATCCTCGACCACAAGGTCTATGAGGCTGCCGCTCTCACGTGTATAGATTATCTCTGCCTCACCTAGTTCACTCGAAGAGGCCACCTTAAATTCATCGCTACTCGCCACAAACCTTATCACGTCACCGATAAGTTCCACATCCTTTATCGTATCGCGGTAGACATCACTCATAACCTTAATGTTAGCCTTAAACTCTAATTGGGGCTCTGGAAGCTGCTCTGCCGTGATATCGAGTAACGGAAGCGTAAACTTCCGGTAGCTCTTCCCTATGAACGCGAACGATATGGAATCCTCGTCAGCGGTTATCTCAAGGCGATCCTCCTTACTTGCACGTCGCAATATCTTGGCAACATCCTCGAGGTTCACGCCAAGCTCAGTGCGCTGTTCTACATCAAACTCCTCGAATGAATCTCGCGGAAACCTCATATCTAACATTATGACGTGAGAGGGGTCCATAGCTCTAAACATTAACCCCTCCTCGGGGTCTACAACGAACACACCCTCCTCTATGACCTTAGATATTGCTGAGACAAGATACCTCCATACACGGGCATCAAAGAACACTATTTTCAACTTAGCCACCACCTCTTAGTTCTTGATGGCCGGCCGTTCCCTTCTTACCGCTACGCCCGAGCATAGATACTATACGCTATTGTGAGGGGTAAAATTGGGGTCTGACCCCTCCAGAGATTCTTGCCTCTTACAATCCTCTAGAAGAGATTTGGCAGCAGATAGCCCAGACTGAGCAAGCCGCAGCGCTCTCTCAACATAGGGTTTTGACGTAATAAAGTTCGGAGTACGACTATATGCTTCGAACAAATCTTCGTATAGCTTGCTGAACAATCGAACAAAGTACTCCACGTAGTCCTTACCCAGCACGCATACATCGCTAGTCATACTCTCTCCATACATGCCCACACTGCGCACACTTGAAGAATCTTGTTGGCGGTTCATCAGCTCGTCGAGTCTGGACGACCCAGTAGTAAGCCTCGTGATAGCCACACTTAGGACATATAGCTCGGGTCTTGGGTAGAGCTTCTAGCTTCTTCTGATCGTTTAC
The window above is part of the Pyrodictium delaneyi genome. Proteins encoded here:
- a CDS encoding AAA family ATPase yields the protein MPICHRLIETLTWPGVVLVYGIAGAGKTTLSLEFVRDYCRTRCLFVTTEGLEFIRRAEQMGINTARMIVYEALWYTDLLDLLTRKDIPLYDIVVIDSINSFIRIDAENSYRIVLLLAASLYKVSEDYGVPIIETAQVHSNGEQQYEPVAGRGLSLWTHNVIRLDYLSPGHRRLLVEKPSDTRLELELRISDGGIEWLNC
- a CDS encoding CDP-2,3-bis-(O-geranylgeranyl)-sn-glycerol synthase, translating into MVELLSPLHTVLVLLPALVANGSPVLLSYGGTPIDGGRKFLDGRPLLGAGKTWEGLGIGVLYGSIFAVFLASIMCSYTLLKGGIAAALGALLGDMFAAFIKRRIGLERGAPAPVLDQLDFYAGALISLYIVDIIVDPYVAAVFAPIVLTLHRLTNMAANRLKLKPVPW
- a CDS encoding RNA-protein complex protein Nop10, coding for MRWLMRRCAVCGRYTLRRDKCPLCGGDVAVPHPPRFSPEDKYVAYRYRMKMLAGIIHSEESSSEPT
- a CDS encoding translation initiation factor IF-2 subunit alpha, producing MPMRRKELPDVGELVVATVREVYDYGAYLNLDEYGGLEAYLPWSEVASRWVRSIHDVVKPGQKIVVKVIRVNRRRKQVDVSLKRVNDNERRRKMMEWKRAQKAEKILEIVAEKLGKTLDQAYEEVGWKLEEAYGELMAAFEEAAIRGESVLREAGVPEEWIEPLLEEIRRHVEVKRVKIGGVIMARSFAGDGVERIKEVLLSVKEAILASSKDIKVRLYTIGAPRYKLELDAYDYKTLEKALEKGLEIGEAKAKKLGVEFNFTRERH
- a CDS encoding 30S ribosomal protein S27e, translating into MVKKLKVLVPQPRSRFLLVRCPVCGNEQVVFSHATFPSRCLVCGAQLVEPTGGKSKITGQVVRVLG
- a CDS encoding 50S ribosomal protein L44e, with translation MRVPKVINTYCPRCKTHTPHSVAIYKHGKRRSLAEGERRYRRKQEGYGSKRKPEQKRFAKVTKKVVLKLKCQKCGYILHRRGIRLKKVELVEVR
- a CDS encoding DNA primase small subunit domain-containing protein — its product is MPSQQNLQARIMKTRRYLENITRDYYRKRQPSVPPDFRLREFAAQTWTGRSYIRHLSFQSTTAIHKFLVEKAPRHFYYSSARYDQPGIDDMDAKGWRSADIVFDIDADHLPECSNMVVEVETPLGEKASFIDEKCIRYAALRSIILRDILVEEIGIDEKKIVVEFSGNRGFHVTVYLQDTDELARAGPDVRRELVNYIKAVGLLDEILEPWRGLNLRKGRPSPVPPSIILAGARGRLARIMYRLAEASGRRDLARLLAGREPIDYAVYQKQFAELEVRARELLGVEIDEQVTVDTRRLIRAPWSINGKTGLLVVPVEYTSLYEFSISERLSPFTDLDPIRIEVIADVPSNITVLGNRIRLRRGDKPRLPAPVAVYLLSKGVAVVA
- the pcn gene encoding proliferating cell nuclear antigen (pcna) gives rise to the protein MAKLKIVFFDARVWRYLVSAISKVIEEGVFVVDPEEGLMFRAMDPSHVIMLDMRFPRDSFEEFDVEQRTELGVNLEDVAKILRRASKEDRLEITADEDSISFAFIGKSYRKFTLPLLDITAEQLPEPQLEFKANIKVMSDVYRDTIKDVELIGDVIRFVASSDEFKVASSSELGEAEIIYTRESGSLIDLVVEDMQQASYTLEYFSDLSGASRVADTITIQFSTDMPALVEHELPQGAKFSFLIAPRVE
- a CDS encoding transcription factor S, with translation MKFCPSCGSLMMMRNVDGKMSWVCPSCGYREVAEGGTQGFTILKQQIRHSEKERIIVVNDQKKLEALPKTRAICPKCGYHEAYYWVVQTRRADEPPTRFFKCAQCGHVWREYD